From Haloarcula sp. CBA1127, a single genomic window includes:
- the pfdA gene encoding prefoldin subunit alpha has protein sequence MMGGGGGGGGGQMQQVAQEIEQMEQEVEAIDEEIERLREKQTDIDEAIEAIETLDSGSTVQVPLGGDAYIRATIEDIDEVVVSLGGGYSAEREQDGAVSTLETKKETLDDHISDLQEEKAEVETEMEELEQQAQQMQQQQMQQMMQQQEQEDE, from the coding sequence ATGATGGGCGGTGGCGGCGGTGGCGGCGGCGGTCAGATGCAGCAGGTCGCACAGGAGATCGAGCAGATGGAGCAGGAAGTCGAGGCCATCGACGAGGAAATCGAACGCCTCCGCGAGAAGCAGACTGACATCGACGAGGCCATCGAGGCCATCGAGACGCTGGATTCCGGCTCCACGGTGCAGGTCCCGCTCGGCGGCGACGCCTACATCCGCGCAACGATCGAGGACATCGACGAGGTCGTCGTCTCCCTCGGTGGCGGCTACTCCGCCGAGCGCGAGCAGGACGGCGCTGTCAGCACGCTGGAAACCAAGAAGGAGACGCTGGACGACCACATCAGCGACCTGCAGGAAGAGAAGGCTGAAGTCGAGACCGAGATGGAGGAGCTCGAACAGCAGGCCCAGCAGATGCAACAGCAGCAGATGCAGCAGATGATGCAACAGCAAGAGCAGGAAGACGAGTAA
- the rpl18a gene encoding 50S ribosomal protein L18Ae yields MSTYTVRGSFPARDGPQQFEKEVDAPNENVAEERVYSDFGSQHNLKRTQITIEEVAA; encoded by the coding sequence ATGAGCACGTACACTGTTCGCGGTAGTTTCCCGGCCCGAGACGGCCCACAACAGTTCGAGAAGGAGGTCGACGCGCCAAACGAGAACGTCGCTGAGGAGCGCGTTTACAGCGACTTCGGCTCCCAGCACAACCTCAAGCGCACGCAGATTACGATTGAGGAGGTGGCAGCATGA
- a CDS encoding translation initiation factor IF-6 — protein MLRAAFSGSSYVGVFARATDDCVLVRPDLDESLLDDLSDELDVPAVPTTVGRSGTVGALATGNENGLVVSERVRETEIERIQDVVDVPVTRLPGRINAAGNVVCCNDYGAYVHPDLPRDAVQAVKDGLDVPVERGVIAGVTTVGTAAVATNKGVLCHPKATDGELDALEDILDVPADIGTINYGGPLVGSGLLANDHGYVCGSDTSGPELGRIDQALGYID, from the coding sequence TTGCTCCGCGCGGCTTTCTCCGGGTCGTCGTACGTGGGTGTGTTCGCCCGTGCGACCGACGACTGCGTGCTGGTTCGCCCAGACTTAGACGAATCGCTGCTCGACGACCTGAGCGACGAACTCGACGTTCCAGCCGTGCCGACCACCGTCGGCCGCTCCGGGACCGTCGGCGCGCTCGCGACCGGCAACGAGAACGGACTGGTCGTCTCCGAACGCGTCCGCGAGACCGAAATCGAACGGATTCAGGACGTCGTCGACGTGCCCGTGACGCGACTACCCGGCCGGATCAACGCCGCCGGCAACGTCGTCTGCTGTAACGACTATGGCGCGTACGTCCACCCCGACCTCCCCAGAGACGCTGTGCAGGCGGTCAAGGATGGGCTAGACGTGCCCGTCGAACGCGGCGTCATCGCCGGTGTCACGACCGTCGGGACCGCCGCCGTCGCCACCAACAAAGGCGTGCTCTGCCATCCGAAGGCCACGGACGGCGAACTCGACGCCCTTGAGGACATCCTCGATGTGCCGGCCGACATCGGAACCATCAACTACGGTGGCCCGCTCGTCGGCTCCGGGCTGCTCGCCAACGACCACGGCTACGTCTGTGGCTCGGACACCTCCGGGCCGGAGCTGGGCCGTATCGACCAGGCGCTCGGCTACATCGACTGA
- a CDS encoding 50S ribosomal protein L31e, protein MSASDFEERVVTIPLRDARAEPNHKRADKAMILIREHLAKHFSVDEDAVRLDPSINEAAWARGRANTPSKIRVRAARFEEEGEAIVEAETAE, encoded by the coding sequence ATGAGCGCCAGTGACTTCGAGGAGCGTGTCGTCACCATCCCGCTCCGAGACGCGCGAGCCGAACCGAACCACAAGCGCGCAGACAAGGCGATGATCCTCATCCGCGAGCACCTCGCCAAACACTTCTCTGTCGACGAGGACGCCGTCCGCCTCGACCCCTCGATCAACGAGGCGGCCTGGGCCCGCGGTCGCGCCAACACGCCGAGCAAGATCCGTGTTCGCGCCGCCCGCTTCGAGGAAGAGGGCGAAGCCATCGTCGAAGCAGAGACCGCAGAGTAA
- a CDS encoding 50S ribosomal protein L39e: MGKKSKATKKRLAKLDNQNSRVPAWVMLKTDREVQRNHKRRHWRRNDTDE, from the coding sequence ATGGGTAAGAAATCGAAGGCTACGAAGAAGCGACTGGCCAAACTCGACAACCAGAACAGTCGAGTCCCGGCCTGGGTCATGCTCAAGACGGACCGAGAGGTCCAGCGCAACCACAAACGACGCCACTGGCGGCGCAACGACACTGACGAATAA